From the Octadecabacter antarcticus 307 genome, one window contains:
- a CDS encoding molybdenum cofactor biosynthesis protein MoaE, with protein MIRVQAMPFDPGGELNVFSASVAGAGAIVSFTGVVRDVAGGLSGMEIEHYPGMTEKALSAIRGEAMQRWDLADALVIHRIGQLEAHESIMMVATASQHRKSAFEAAEFLMDYLKSRAPFWKKEITLDGSDWVDSKAEDEDALSRW; from the coding sequence ATGATCCGCGTTCAGGCCATGCCGTTCGATCCCGGGGGGGAGTTGAATGTCTTTTCTGCCAGTGTTGCTGGCGCTGGCGCTATAGTTAGTTTTACTGGTGTTGTGCGCGATGTTGCGGGCGGATTGTCCGGTATGGAGATTGAACACTACCCCGGCATGACCGAAAAGGCGCTGAGCGCGATCCGTGGTGAGGCGATGCAACGCTGGGATCTGGCGGACGCTTTGGTTATCCACCGCATTGGCCAACTCGAAGCGCATGAAAGTATTATGATGGTCGCAACTGCGTCCCAGCATCGTAAATCAGCGTTTGAAGCGGCGGAGTTCCTGATGGATTATCTGAAATCCCGTGCGCCGTTCTGGAAGAAAGAGATCACATTGGACGGGTCAGACTGGGTCGATTCCAAAGCTGAGGACGAAGACGCTTTATCGCGGTGGTGA
- a CDS encoding DNA-3-methyladenine glycosylase I — protein sequence MSDRCGWAKSEPIYTNYHDTEWGVPEWDSRALWEKLILDGFQAGLSWITILKKRDNFRAAFAGFDPVEIATWGEKDIARLLQNEGIIRHRGKIQATIGNAQAYLKIDDFSALCWSYVDGKPLQTNRATLADVPGYTEMSTQFSKDLKKLGFKFCGPTIVYAWMQACGLINDHLTNCPQYEPCRALASPPR from the coding sequence ATGTCAGACCGCTGCGGCTGGGCCAAATCAGAACCGATCTACACCAACTACCACGACACCGAATGGGGCGTGCCTGAATGGGACAGCCGAGCGTTGTGGGAAAAGTTGATTCTTGACGGGTTTCAGGCAGGTCTCAGCTGGATCACGATCCTGAAAAAGCGCGATAATTTCCGCGCGGCGTTCGCAGGCTTCGACCCCGTTGAGATCGCCACTTGGGGCGAGAAAGACATCGCGCGCCTTTTGCAAAACGAAGGCATCATCCGTCACCGTGGTAAAATCCAAGCTACCATCGGCAACGCGCAAGCATACCTCAAGATTGACGATTTTTCAGCGCTGTGTTGGTCCTATGTCGATGGAAAGCCACTGCAAACCAACCGCGCAACTTTGGCCGACGTGCCCGGTTACACGGAAATGTCGACCCAATTTTCCAAGGACCTAAAGAAGCTGGGCTTCAAATTCTGTGGACCGACAATCGTTTATGCTTGGATGCAGGCCTGCGGGCTGATCAACGACCACCTGACAAATTGCCCACAATACGAACCATGTCGCGCCCTCGCCTCACCACCGCGATAA
- the phbB gene encoding acetoacetyl-CoA reductase, with translation MGRVALVTGGSRGIGEAISKKLKADGYTVAATYAGNDDAAEKFTQATGIKTYKWNVADYDSSKAGIAQVEADLGPIEVVVANAGITRDAPFHKMTPEQWHEVIDTNLTGVFNTIHPIWPGMRERKFGRVIVISSINGQKGQFAQVNYAATKSGDLGIVKSLAQEGARAGITANAVCPGYIGTEMVMAVPEKVRESIIGQIPAGRLGEPEEIARCVAFLASDDSGFINGSTISANGAQFFV, from the coding sequence ATGGGACGTGTTGCACTCGTCACGGGCGGTAGTCGCGGTATCGGCGAAGCTATTTCTAAGAAACTAAAGGCAGACGGTTACACGGTTGCCGCGACATACGCAGGCAATGATGACGCCGCTGAAAAGTTCACGCAAGCTACGGGCATCAAAACCTACAAGTGGAATGTGGCAGACTATGACAGTTCCAAAGCGGGCATTGCGCAGGTCGAAGCAGACCTCGGCCCCATCGAAGTTGTCGTCGCGAACGCGGGCATCACCCGCGACGCGCCGTTCCACAAAATGACGCCAGAGCAGTGGCATGAAGTTATCGACACCAACCTGACGGGCGTTTTCAACACCATTCACCCGATTTGGCCGGGTATGCGGGAACGCAAATTTGGCCGTGTCATCGTAATTTCGTCGATCAATGGTCAGAAGGGTCAGTTCGCGCAGGTCAACTATGCGGCGACAAAATCTGGCGATCTGGGCATCGTGAAATCACTGGCGCAAGAAGGCGCGCGTGCTGGAATCACGGCCAACGCTGTTTGTCCGGGCTATATTGGCACCGAAATGGTCATGGCAGTGCCGGAGAAGGTGCGCGAGAGCATCATCGGCCAGATTCCAGCGGGTCGTTTGGGTGAACCAGAAGAAATCGCACGTTGCGTGGCATTCCTCGCGTCAGACGATTCTGGATTTATTAACGGGTCAACGATTTCTGCGAACGGTGCGCAGTTCTTTGTCTGA
- a CDS encoding acetyl-CoA C-acetyltransferase, whose amino-acid sequence MTNVVIASAARTAVGSFGGAFANTPAHDLGAAVLEEVVARAGIDKSEVSETILGQVLTAAQGQNPARQAHINAGLAKEAAAWSLNQVCGSGLRAVALGAQHIMLGDASIVAAGGQENMTLSPHAQNMRAGQKMGDMQLIDTMIRDGLWDAFNQYHMGQTAENVAEQWQISRDMQDEFAVASQNKAEAAQKAGKFADEIAAFTVKTRKGDTIVDQDEYIRHGATMEAMQKMRPAFIKDGTVTAANASGLNDGAAATILMSADEAEKRGIEPLARIASYATAGLDPSIMGVGPIYASRKALDKAGWSVEDLDLVEANEAFAAQACAVNEEMGWDPAIVNVNGGAIAIGHPIGASGCRVLNTLLFEMKRRGAKKGLATLCIGGGMGVALCVERP is encoded by the coding sequence ATGACCAACGTAGTTATCGCATCCGCAGCCCGTACCGCCGTGGGCAGCTTTGGTGGCGCATTTGCCAACACGCCAGCACATGATCTGGGCGCCGCCGTTCTGGAAGAAGTCGTCGCCCGTGCCGGCATCGACAAGTCTGAAGTGTCAGAAACAATTTTGGGTCAGGTTTTGACTGCGGCGCAGGGCCAAAACCCCGCGCGTCAGGCGCACATCAATGCAGGCCTCGCCAAAGAAGCTGCCGCATGGTCGCTTAACCAGGTTTGCGGGTCCGGTCTTCGCGCTGTGGCGTTGGGCGCGCAACATATTATGCTTGGGGATGCGTCGATTGTGGCCGCAGGCGGCCAAGAAAACATGACGCTTTCTCCCCATGCGCAAAACATGCGTGCGGGTCAGAAGATGGGTGACATGCAGTTGATCGACACAATGATCCGCGATGGTCTTTGGGATGCGTTCAATCAGTATCATATGGGTCAAACCGCCGAAAACGTCGCTGAGCAGTGGCAGATTTCGCGCGACATGCAGGACGAATTTGCCGTCGCGTCCCAAAACAAAGCTGAAGCGGCCCAAAAAGCTGGCAAGTTCGCCGATGAGATCGCAGCGTTCACCGTGAAGACCCGCAAGGGCGACACTATCGTTGATCAAGACGAATACATCCGCCACGGTGCAACGATGGAAGCCATGCAAAAAATGCGCCCGGCCTTCATCAAAGACGGCACCGTGACAGCTGCCAATGCGTCGGGGTTGAACGATGGCGCCGCGGCGACAATATTGATGTCTGCAGATGAGGCTGAAAAGCGCGGTATCGAGCCATTGGCCCGCATCGCGTCCTACGCCACGGCTGGTTTGGACCCGTCAATCATGGGTGTTGGACCGATTTATGCATCGCGCAAGGCCTTGGATAAAGCGGGCTGGTCCGTGGAAGATTTGGACCTTGTTGAAGCCAACGAAGCCTTTGCAGCGCAAGCCTGCGCGGTGAATGAAGAAATGGGCTGGGATCCAGCAATTGTGAACGTCAACGGCGGCGCAATTGCCATTGGCCACCCGATCGGTGCGTCTGGCTGTCGCGTTCTGAACACATTGTTGTTTGAGATGAAGCGCCGTGGAGCCAAAAAAGGCCTCGCGACATTGTGTATTGGCGGCGGTATGGGTGTCGCATTGTGCGTTGAACGTCCCTAA
- the moaD gene encoding molybdopterin converting factor subunit 1: MPSPKAQVVHVLYFAWVRERIGVPREEVQTSAVTVADLVAELRSREERYDLAFADMSALRVALDQELVEFDAPLAGVREVAFFPPMTGG, from the coding sequence ATGCCCAGTCCAAAAGCCCAGGTGGTTCATGTCCTGTATTTTGCGTGGGTTCGAGAGCGGATCGGGGTGCCACGCGAAGAGGTTCAGACATCTGCCGTAACGGTGGCTGATCTGGTGGCCGAACTGCGCAGCCGTGAAGAACGTTATGATTTGGCGTTCGCAGATATGTCCGCGCTACGGGTCGCGCTTGATCAGGAATTGGTGGAGTTTGATGCACCGCTTGCAGGCGTGCGCGAAGTTGCGTTTTTTCCGCCTATGACAGGAGGATGA
- a CDS encoding EAL domain-containing protein, with translation MAMKSNSAAWDDQTPRDPLGYAVSVRDRDVLSMVRRALEAEHCQLAMQPVRTSKPGYPVAFYECLIRLMDETGRVIPAAQFMGEVEETSLGRDIDAASLKFAFQLLKQNPSIRLSVNVSARSLGDAAWRRVLDSELASAALHADRMILEISEDSAMQLPEVVIRFMEEMQPFGLAFALDDFGAGMTAFRYLKDFFFDLVKINSHFTRNIDKDPDNQVLAKALITVAHQFEMFAVAGGVESQAEADFLISIGADCVQGYHFGVPKFSI, from the coding sequence ATGGCAATGAAATCCAATTCGGCCGCTTGGGATGACCAGACGCCACGTGACCCGCTCGGATATGCGGTCAGCGTGCGTGATCGCGATGTTTTGTCGATGGTGCGCAGGGCCTTAGAAGCGGAGCATTGCCAGTTGGCGATGCAGCCTGTTCGAACATCCAAGCCGGGATATCCGGTTGCGTTTTATGAATGTCTGATCCGCTTGATGGATGAAACGGGGCGTGTCATTCCGGCGGCTCAGTTTATGGGCGAAGTCGAAGAAACCAGCCTTGGACGCGACATCGATGCTGCAAGTCTCAAATTCGCATTTCAGCTTCTTAAACAGAACCCGAGCATTCGTTTGTCGGTCAACGTATCAGCGCGCTCGCTTGGGGATGCGGCGTGGCGGCGGGTGCTGGACAGTGAATTGGCCAGTGCAGCGCTTCATGCGGATCGTATGATCCTTGAGATCAGCGAAGATAGCGCAATGCAGCTCCCTGAGGTCGTGATTCGTTTCATGGAAGAAATGCAGCCCTTCGGTCTCGCCTTTGCGTTGGATGATTTCGGGGCTGGTATGACGGCGTTCCGCTATCTCAAGGATTTCTTCTTTGATTTGGTAAAGATCAACAGCCACTTTACCCGGAACATCGACAAAGATCCCGACAATCAAGTGTTGGCTAAGGCGCTGATCACAGTTGCGCACCAATTTGAAATGTTCGCGGTTGCAGGGGGCGTTGAGAGCCAGGCTGAAGCGGATTTCTTGATCTCTATCGGGGCGGATTGCGTGCAGGGCTACCATTTTGGTGTTCCTAAATTCTCGATTTAG